The sequence TCTTAATTACACTGGAAGCACACAAAACACCCATTCATGCCACTGGTATTCTCACAAGAAGAACaatgggagggagaagagaacCTGGGAGGATTCCCCAGGTGTGCCACCACCCAGCACTCCCCAGGTTCTgattctgcaaatatttatacaaGCTATCAGTTGAGAACCTAAGTGGTTGTATATGAGTTCAGAACAGAGCTACTTGCTTGTTCATAAAAGCTATTCATGTGTGCACATTCATCAAAAGAGGGATTCAGTTAAGACATGGCCACAGCTTTGGATAAAGTACAAGAGGCAGCCAGCAGAGGGTAACAACGATGTTTGTGTCAAAACCACACCACCACCATGAGTTATTTTCCTGGAAATAAAAGATTGGCACGtgtcattaatttcattttaaaaatactttatttttttaaaccattaaggcaaaaacatatttcaaagtaACTGTGTTTACATTCAGTCTTACAggatgacatttttctttttaaagcgCATAGGTTCCTACCAGTCTCTATACAAACACTGAATCCAACCTCTTATTTTTTAaggagaagtgaaaaaaaatcagaatgtaaaaaagaagaaaaatgtttacttcAAGTTTTTTCATTCTCAATCAGTAGGCTGGTAACACTTGAGAATCCATTATCATATTTAGCTATATGTAATTTTTACATACACAAGTGAGTGACTGTCTTTCCTACAAATCCCTGTGAGACCAGGGCTTCCATTCTTTCttgaaaatgtcatttgcaTTGCTCTGACAGAAAGAAACTTGGGAACTCGGCTTGAATTAGTGGTATTTTACTGGAAACATGCATTCCGTGAGAATTAGGTTTGACTACTCCCTGCAAGAATTGTCtgctctttaaaacaaaacacacccaAAAActcctataaaaataaaaaaggtggctggaaacaatgattttttttttctttaatattgaTATCTTGATTGATATAATTAAACACTTGTTAGCTCTACTTATCAGAGTTTGGCAACACTAaccaaaatgtgcttttttgtgTCATATCAGATAACAGACAATTTAAGACATGATGAAGTGTTTTAACATCATGATGTAATTAAACTGTTGTTATATTCCTAAAGAAAGAGCAATTGTAAAAATTGTGAAATAGCAGGAGCAATATGAAATGCAGCTCATCTGAGAAGCTGATAAACCAGATGTCAAACAGTAAAAAGGGGTGTTCTTGTTAAAAGCTGTAACACTAAAACTTTGATTAGCTTTGTTATTACTAAAGAAATAACTAAAGCCATAAATGTTTGTCCACTTCTGAAAccagaggaaaatatttgtggATACATGGCTTCACACATCCCGCCATCCCACAGGATTTGTTTGTCTAGGGAGCAGGGTGAATGACTCAGACGCAGCTTCCTCCCCTTCTCTGCACCACAGGACAGCAGCAGATGAACATCATCAGTCTGCTCAGTGAGGAGCTGCCCAAGGGAGCTCGTGGTGAGCACCTGCACACAGCATCACCAACAGCCCTCAACAGTGCAGCAGTACTAACTAGAAGGAGGGCATGGAATCATAGAACAAGGGCAAAGGCACTGTGTTTTCATGAAGGCAATCCCTACACTAGCCAGCTATTATGTGGCAAAACATACCTGTAGTATGCGAATGTGCAGAGGTAATAAGTCTGGATGTGAACAGCACTCGGCGTGGTTAATTGCATATGAATCACCAAGCAGTTTTGCTAATCTTACAATTCCTGCTGCACATCAATATTGAATGTTTTCACTCCTACACAGTGGGAGAATACACCATTTGCATGTTGTCAATATTTTGGTCGGTCAATATTTTCtaccaccatttttttttctttcaggggTAAAGAATGCCATAAAACTTTTTGCATTGATTATGCTCTTTTCTTCCATAACGGGGATTACTGTACATGCATACCCAACCTGAGAAAATACaccaaaatacttaaaaatggCTTTAAGTACCTTACGCCTGATCGTGCAGTCCAGTCCTTATTTAAAGCCGAGCCTGTAATGAGCTTAATCTCTTTTGTGCATGTAGCCTATCCCCCAAATTTCAGCTCATCTGAAATTGAGGTCCCTGCAgtagaaattctgttttcaaacatCCTTGCAGAGGAATCTGACAAGATAGCACTAATACAATCAAGAAGATCAAGGGaaagatggaaaggaaaaaaaaaacaaacagcttcagaagctgaaaaagcTTTAAGAACTGTAAGCACTTTagggaaaacagaagaggaataCCCTTGCCCAGGACGGGCTTAGTTAACAGTGAATTTAGATCAAATATTTGCAATGTAAAGTGATATATCTGATGGTACCTTTTACAGGTTGTGTTTTTTCCATTGCTGcttaagaaattcagaaaagtaGCTGTAGGTTACCACAAGAAAGTTCAGTAGAGCTTTAAAAAATTTGACAAAATCATCGTAATAGACAACATACCTGCATGATCACGCTGACCAAGTAAAAATTTCAAGCTGCAGCAATTTGGGAAATACAATtttatctattaaaaataagatacaGTAAGTATAAATCATTGCAGGAACATTCCTGGTACATTTTGCTCCTACACCAGGATTCATTAGCGGGAGCACTGGAGGCACATATTGTCACACATGAATCACAGGACACAGAATACCCATGAGAAGGCTCTGAATTCATCTCTACTTAAAACTGTAAAGGGAACACTCCTATTGAAATACCATTATTGgctttcctgtgttttgttttgcactgccaaattactttttaaaaacacatctaTAAGAACTGCAGATCAACCTCCATGcagataaaaggaaataattgtCAATATACATTGTTATTTCTAGTAAACCACAGATcagtttctcagaaaataacaataatgcAGTACTTAGAGAATCTACCtctttttagttcttttcagtcttttgaggaaaataaactaCTATACTGTGCTGTAAAGCAAAGATGAACTTATTTATCTTTCCTGTTGGTGAACTTGAATTAAAACATTGATAATATTAACTCTGTTTTGAAATTAGAGCTCTTCCTAACCTAGACTTACTTCTattaagatgaaataaaatgaagtctATGTTCTATgtgaaagtacattttaaaatttggttACAATTATCAATACCAATAATTCATAAGTTGCAGAATTTCTGATACTTCGCAAATGATAGAGGAATAAAGACTACATGGGAATAAACAGCTGTTTGTCTTTGACTTCAGGCCCACCATCCTTACCCATAAAAGTAAATCTTTCCTCACTGTACAAAAGGGTTCACAAGATAAAGTACGAAAcacatatttaaattaaataatttacatatttttcttaaagcacCTCTGTAATATAATTTAGTGAAAGTTTATACCTTGCAATTATATTCTGGTATTTTACAAATTGAAACATGAAGAAACAGtattacattaaattaaaatatcccACAGTACATAATATTATCAATACTCTTAGATCAAACCCACATATAATTTAAATCTCTAGTAAGAGGATAGCAAAGCTGATTCAATctagactaaaaaaaaaaaggcaacttaTTATCAAGAAAGCACTTGAGATATAAGCAAGTATCAGATACCATACTACACCTTACATATCAACACTTACTAAAGGATTAGGGTTTTCAGGGAAGGACCATTATTTATAAGAACTTATGCTTAAGTAATATCCAAACAGCTGCAAATGCATTTGTTAAATGCAGTTGCAGATTTTCAACTAAGTAACATGGTTGCTTTTAAGGAGAGACAGAGCTGAAATTGTTCCTCTTCAGACAGAGCAGAGGCAGCTATGGTGTAACCTCCAGTTTCTCTGTCATAGATGCTAACTTGTCCAGGCTTTCCATTAgaaataaggaggaaattcaAATTTAATATTATGTGACCCAGCTCTCGTGATGAGGAAATCTCCAAAGCTTTAGCAGtttgaataaacaaacaaatgtttaGATGCTTATTATAAGCTCTTTGATTTGCAAACTTGTGCTAGCTCTCTCATGAGAACGGACTTAGTGCAACTGCTGGTATTTCCTAAATCTGTGCAGGCCAGAAATAAAGCTAAAATATGCTCTTTGGCAACACTTCAGCTTTCTAGCAGCTGGCTAGAACCAAAGCACAAAGGCACATGGAAATGgcaattaaatttaaaaaaaaaaaaaaaaaaaaagaaaaattctttaaatGCCAAGAAAGATTCAATTTCTGTAAGTGGAAAGCATTCCTGTCTATTGCCAGACAAttagttttttaaaatgaaagcgGACATCTGAAATTTAACAGGTacaatgtaactttttttttttttaaggacagctgtgcacagaaaacagtacacctttaaacaaaatattagaGAGGTAAAAATGAATATTAGATTTCCCTAATGTTTGACacaaattgttttgtttgtttgtttgttttcccctctaTCAAAGTACCTCTTGGATCCCAATAAagcaaaaaaccaaacaaccctAAAAATTGAATAGGCTGTAGGTTTGCTGAAAACGTTAAGTTGTACCATTGCTCCCtaggatttttctctctccacttGTGGTCTCTTGTTCTAAGCTGTTTGTGGGTACCTGGTGCCTAACGAGGGCTCTTCAGTGCTATGATATTAAAATAACTTAGTGTAGGTATGAATCAGATCAAAACTATACATAATAAGCCAGTAAGCCTTTAACAAATCTTTATTCTAAAATCTGATCACTTTATTTCCCTCCATAGATTAAAATATTAGACGATCTCTAAAAGGTGGAGATGCTGAAGGCTCCTCAGTAATACATCTAAAACTTGGCAGACTCCAAAATTCcagaaaatgaacacaaatgGAGTCATTTGTTGACATCTGGTTGGCAAATGCCTACTGCAGTCATCTACAGAAGTAGCCGATGTGTACTCTGTTAGTATGCTTTATTAGATGTGTAATGCTGCAATTAAGAACTTCTTTTGTACATTAACACTCAGGAAGTGAATTGTCTGCTCTGTGTCATTCTTCGAAGATACTGTGGATATGTGCACACTGCAACCCTGCAGACAGCGGAATTTATCCAGAATTTTAGGCTACGTTAACATTTCATTCATATTTCTGTAATTCACAATGTGTTCTTTCCATGTTTAAAGGTCCATGacttaatttaaaacagaaatcaaatgcCGTTGTCCAaggaattattaaaaatatgcatgcttttttaaataataaaaaaaagaaaatgcatccaGAATAGGAAAAACGCAAATTACTCACTTTCCTAAAGCGTATAGTGGGATCCTTTTACAGAGCAGCTGCATTATGCTTTCCACTGAACAATGCTGTTTTCAATTCTTCATAATTTTGCCAAAGTTAAGTATTCATTAttaaattttccatgtttttgaaAAGTTTCAGTAAAGCGTTTTAGccaattttgaaaacaagaacagagaaaatacattttgtctGCAGTGATtgtgtctgtttgtttgtttgtttttaatgagaaacTTCAGTACATGCAAACAATGGAACAGCACTTTCAAATTTGCGTTTTGCCCACATCtgagctttggggaaaaaaatgcagcttgtaTTTAAGACTCAGCTTAAGACAGTTTGCTATTAGAGTCTCCAAAGTTAGAATTTAGACTGCCATCAGCTGCGCTGAGTGTGCTAAGCACTGCACTACACACTTCCTATAGATGGATGCCATGCCACATGTACAGATCCTTAGTATGCCATCATGAcattttgacacttttttttttattggagtAAGCAGTAGAGCATATCCATTGCCTAAAGCCCACAGCCCATAGTAAGGCAAGGCTGAATTGAAGAATCAAGCAGCATCATTGCTAAAATCCTCTTGTTGTTTCTGAGGGCATACTGTATATTGCTGCAAGACACAGACAACAACACATTTCTCATCCACTGTTTCCTGGTAAGACAAACAAACTTCTCTTAATTAAGTGTTAGAAGTAGTTGTAACATAACGCTTATGCTCTCCCAGCTGGGGAGAGCAGAAGGTAGTTGACAGAGAAGGTGAGGGAGTTTTGTGCATATGCATCTATTGCACCTATCCTGCCTTAGATGGTCACCAAATGTAAGGCCAATACTTTAGTATTTCACACTAAGACCTGTGCTAATGGCCATCACCTAGAtaaagaacaaattattttcaaatctgTAATTTGACCAGTCAGTGTTTAGCCATGCCAGTGGgcctttaaaaaacagatgttgTGACAAAAATAAGCCTCATTTTATGATGCTCTCACTTTATCCaactaacttatttttttcagtaaaggtTTAAGATTCTGAAGTCTTCGAACATGCTACAATAAAACAAGCACAATGTGTTCTCCTGTGCAACTGAAAGCTTAACTATTGTGAAAATACTAAGATTGGCTTCTGATTATTTTGTGTTATGAAACTGATAGTAAAATAACggaataataaaaggaaattaccAGTATTATGTAGGAATTTATGTAGAAATACCAGGAAATTaccaataaaaaggaaattaaaaaatgtcaagaaaaagaaatagtacAGTGCTTTGCATGCAACTAGTATTTGCTTTCACATTTTGTGCATTAATCTCTGATAAAGGACCCTGTAAATACCGAAGTCAAGCAGTTTCCTTTTGGCTTATTTTGCATCAAGGATAAGTACTCTTGTAAAACCACCATATGCCCTCAGGTACTCTCGACTGTACTCTCTTTAATATTACACAATTAACAAACTCCACTCTTGGTAATACCGTCACCTCATCCACTATGGTTGTAAGGACAAGGACAAAACTTGGTGAAATAATCTAGCTATTACCTGTATGGACAAGGCCTATGGAAGAATAGGAATATATCTGAGAGGAtaattgaaaaaagaaaaaatataatagtgTACTCATCAGAAAAGTAAACAAGTTCCAAAGATTCTATACTGCCAAAATACAGGACAAGAAAGAAAGTGCTTTTCTTATAtaatcttttcttcagaaatgatcACTGAAAAGCTATCACTGCACTGGAATACCGTGCagttgaaattatttatttctgtactaGGATCAGATTTTTCAGTCTCTCCAAAACtcagattaattaaaaattgtaaCTTTAAGCCAAAACTGCAGCTTGAGCTACTACAAGTTCTCCAAAATACATATAGTATGACATATTTTTCCCCAAGgacatttttgtatttccttaAAACCCTTTCCAGACAAGGGTTCCTTTGCTTATCACATTTACTCTTCAAGAAACATCTGAATGGAGCATATCTGTTGTACTTTAGATACCACTTaggattttatttaatttctcaaaAGTACTTCTTTTCAACATGCTAATCCCAAGGTACACCAATGTCATACTATATGAAGCTGTACTGCACTTCATGAAATTCAAGCAGTGGCACATCAAAGTCTTTCAAATTTTTTAGAAGTGTATATGCAATAATATCAAACCATTTGATACACCTAGACTGACTGCctttaagaaaaatcattaGTTGGTTCTCAGTAATTACTGTTAGCCAAGAATGTGTAATCTTCATGTATATATAGCTGGAAAGAATTTGCTGAATTTGTTATTTTAACTCTAAATGACTAAGCCAAGaggaaatatgtattttttttttcatttctgttacttAGCATTCTGATTTATTATACAAATACGAATTCCTTACCAATCTTCAGATTTCCAAATAAAAGAACCGCTGCAAGACACTTCATGAGCATTATAATCAGTGTTTTTCTGCAGAActcttttaaaagagaaaagaacccAAACCAAAAGTGTAGCACTCCAGTTACCTAGCTTTTAAACTGTTCATGCTCTGAACTGAGTGATCAGCCGATAACTGAGTAGTTTTGCTCCCATCTATTATTAATATTGCTGTTGTCTTTAAATATTGTGGACAAAATACTAAAAATCCTTAATACATATCCCTGTAGATTTCCTGTAGTAAAGGATGTAAATGTGCATCAGATTCAGTCTTCTTGATTATCTGAACAAGTTGAGCATGTTCCGTGACAAGTTGTCGGAGGTCAGCCATTTTTTGAAGAAGTTTTGGGAAGAGGAAGGTATCATCAGGATGGTTGGTTTGCAAATGAAGTTTCAGTACGTGCACAATGCTCTCTTGCATTTTTTCAATGTGTCCTACATTTACAAGACCAGGACGATCTAttctcaaaacaaacagaaaaatacatgtcataattttaaaaatattctttattgtATGCTACTTCAAAGATTCTATGTTGTAGGCTACAGTGTAAATTTACATTATACACTAAGggcaatgaaaatattctcattAATTTCAACAGGTTTGAAACAGGCTCAAAGTAAATCTTTATTACAGTAATAGAAAAGTAGTCTTTCGTTACCCCTCAGGACAGATTGTTTTCAATGCCCACACTTACTTGAGGAGAGAGTTCATAGTACTAAATACAACCCATGCtacaaaagcaaggaaaagaaacataaaacaaaacaccctcCACCCTGGAAATGAACAATCAGCAAGAGTCAAAGATGAGCAAAGCTATAACCTGCATCTGCCTCCAATCTCTttacaaactgtttttctgCCCACTTTGTAggtaaaaatactgttttctacCCAGTCCTAAACTCATAAAAAATCTGCCAAGCCCCAAACAAAAACACGCCATCGGACTTCAcgttccatttttaaaaatgcagagtaaTTAGACCCCTCTCTAACTTGAAAATTTGCTGCCTTGAAGAACAAATACGTAGTGCTTACCTCCACAGCAAATGATGGCAGCGACAAAAAGGGATATATCGCTATCATCCAATTCCAGTGCATTGAATTTCATTGCAAAATCAAATTTTGGCTCCATTATATCACAGAACGGCTTTCTCAGACTTTTCAGGAACTCCCGTGTTATAAAACCATTTCCATAGGCTACCAGCATCCCATCCTTGTTCATTACAGATGCTAACATAGCAAAGATGGCTTCATAAACTCCGTATTTCAACAGCGTCACTTGATCATTCAAGTCAAGATTGGAGAAGCCAGGGATAGATTTGGCAAATTCAGTAAGTTCTGTGACAGTCTCTACAGAAGTACACTGGCAGCAGTGGAAGATTCGAACTTCTGCTTCCTTATTCTGAATTCCATTGGCTACCAGTTTTGCCACAAGGGTCTTCTCTGCCATGCACAAGGTATCCATATCGTGTATAACAAATGGCTACAGAGAAAACAGTATTAATTCATTGACAAAATCAAAGCTATTAATCATTGGTTTCCTAAACAACTGAATTTTGATGAACCTTATAAGTTTCATACTAATCAGTTTTCATCTATCAATAAACTTTGAGTTCTTTCATATTTCTGCATAAAGAGAAACCACATATTACTGAACTACAAAATGCAATGTCTTAGATCAAGTCTGCCCTGCAAATGACTcagcaaaaaacaaaatgtaaatatgcaTGACGTATTTGCAGTGAATATCCAGAAGTACTGTGtgtagtatatatatatatccatctCAGAGTAAGACCCAGAAGGTTCTCAAAAGACGTGCATTACCTTCTCCAGTAGTCCAGGTTATTCTTCCTACTTTCCTATAAATTCCTAAACTAACTACACTTGATGCACATCGTGATGCTTTCCTGAAGTATCCTAAGGGGAATACAGACAATCATTCAAATATAGGACAGCATGTTTACACAAGAACATGACTCATCTATTACTCTTGCGTTCATTATCAGATTTTCATAGACTAGGTCTCAGCTGTTCTTCCACATAAATTCAGCTCACCTTTCTAGCTACTGTTAGTGCTAAGTCATCTCTAAACCCAGATCCCACTAGAATGTCAGACAACACTAAATTTCAGTCTCGATCAccattttttccataaataaaaacCCCTCTATTTAAAAAGGTATGTGCATTACAATATGATGAGCTGGTCTCTTAAAAGCATCACATAAAGAAGCATTCCCACTTTCTTAAGAATCAACCAgaactcaaaaatattttgatatatatCTGAAGAGCagtaatcaaaacaaaacaaaggactatttatgaaagaaaaacaaagaagcaaacaaacaaaacaaaaccaaccaaccaaacaaaccaacaatgCTTCCCAGTCTATCAAAGTCATGGCAACTGGCCTTGAACATAAATGTTATTTCCTTAAATGCTAAGCGAAGTACCATCCCTATGCTGTTTTGCTTATCTCAGATTAAACATCATGGACAATTTTTTGTATTCCTTTATAAATAGAATTCACTTATTTTACTTAGAAAActgtaaaacattaaattttCCCTACAATCCACTGAACCACTTTGAATGTTGTACACTTTTTCAAGTGCTTAGAACAATTCCATCACATTTCTGTACTTAGTACAGAACTTTTTATGTGCAGGTGGAtatgagagaaaagcagcagaacaatCAAACACCACTTTTTGAACTTTGTTAGATGTAATCTGTCATGTAAATTCTTTTGGAATTTATCATCATTTCAATACGCAGAAAACAGGTAATGTCAAGGTCTTGGGATCCAAATTTAAAAAGGACATCTCGTCATCATGAAAAATGCTAGTTTGTTCTGAGATGAGTTATAGTGATGCCAAGAATTAGGattctctgaaatgaaatgttaatgcATAGTTCAGAAACAGGTGGATTATTAATTACCAACAACCCcctcaaaatttgtttttgtttagggattttttttttccccagaagagATGATGAAATAGCTGAAAaactctctcctttttcctgaATATTGAAGAATAAAGGAACAGCCTGTTTGCAATATATTAGCTCCGATTCCTCATCAATTTTCACTTGTAAATTCAATAGGATACATGCGAGCCACTATTACCTGGTTAATCAGATGACTATAATCTGAGAGCCATTACATCAACTTCATCCcataaatacaaacacaaaaattaagATGTAGAGATCTAGGATCTCTGCATGTATATTAAATATTGCAATTTATGATTCTGACATGGTAGCAAGCTTGAAAAGGGCTATGTGGAGAGGTGGCTACTTGGTAAGGTGTTAAAGCATGGTATTTACTGTAGGCTTATGTCAGCTTGTACCCCCAAAAAGGTTTATGGCTTATGGgttgttcttaatttttaagcACCTCATCAACCCAGAGAAAAAGACTGGCATTATTCATATGTTTCTCTTTTAATACAGAAGCTTGTATGCTTGTCTAGACTAGACTATAATAGGCCAAATTCTATAACTTCGAAGACAGGTTGCTTACAATTTTCTTAATGCTTATTCCCATATTTACACAATTTTTATTATGTTATACTTAAAATATCTTCCCCCCAGATTCATCCTGAAAGTAAGACTCCTATTTTACCACTGATTTTATCTTCTCTATATGATAAATCACAATAGAATTAAAGAAATTGTAGCTAAAGTGAAACAAGTCAGTCCTTACAATCTTGTGTGctacagaacaaaaagcagttGATAGCAGAACCTAGACCAAGTTCTTCATTGTCCAATGTTGATTTCCTTGCCGTATTCAATCATTTCTAGGAGAGTTATGCACATTGTCAAAACAGTATGGCTCACAGTTAAATCTCAAAGATGTTGTGCAACTGGTGAGTAAATATTGCACAATACATATTAATTAGTAATGACCAAAGTACTATAAGTAAAAATTCATAGAGAACATGTAACATAACAGTTTGTTATATGAGAACATATAACAATTTGTTATAAAATCTTGGATAAATTAtcctgtaagaaaaataaacagtataGCATACATGTCATCAGAAACTTGtttgcttctccttttcaaAATAACCATACATTTAAGACCAGGAAGGCTGCATGAGGAAGTGGGAAGAACTGTTAACAAAGAATTACAAACTCAagttctctttcctctcctaCCATTTATACTGCTGTGATTAGAACAAGAGTCATTCAGAGCTTCTGTACGCCCTAGAAGATAACAGTATTTATCCTGGTATCTGTGGCTGAAAagtatttgaattatttttttccccgaCTTTCACACTAGGAAATTAAATCTGAACCATTTTCCCCCACCCATAGCAAGAGGTATTCACATTCTGTTTCTTGATTAAGAACtaattttatttcccttatCTCTCTACTATAATTTAAGGTTCCTAaaactttttcttgttcttataGTGGCTAAAAGCAATTACATTTACTACAGGTATTCTTTTTTGTATATTTCATTTCCATATTagcatgttatttattttctgaaagatttgCTTACAAGTTTAACAAATCATTGTACCACCTTACGTGTTTTCCAGCTTTACTTTAAAGTTACAGCAAAAGTACTTACTGGATTGTTATTAGTTTTGCCTGCAAGGATGACTCTGGCTTTAACCTTGTTCATATTGAAGTTTTTCAGGTAAGCATCATGAATTCTTTTAGCAAGTGATTTAAGATCTGCCATTTCTGAATCTTCAATATAACTTTCACCTGTTAGAATTTCTGCCTTCAACTTGGCCTTCTCAGACCTTGGCATTCGTCCAAAACGTATTGCTGATAGGAAGACATAATTGTAAAACAAACATGTTATACAAAAACCTACAcctttttccattgctgaatAGAGCAGTAAGATTTTCCATCTAGAAAAACTGAGGTAGAAGTAGCAGACTTACTATGATAAATTCATGAGTGAAGTAGTCTTATCCTTTCCAACACAGACAGTGACTGAGACCCAACTAATGAAACCTGACTCGTCAGGTTAGTGTACTACACTGAAAGTAATCAGACATTTCAAAACAAGATCTGGTATCTGCAATGATGTAGAATGCATACCTTTTTCCTTCTACACTAAGTAGTTgtatctttttctctcctctctgtgtTCTGCAATGCCCAACATGAAACTCAAAGTCCACCATGGGAATTCTAAAAAGCTAAGTGAGGAAAGTTGTGTCAGGAGCTTAGCAGAGGGCACACACACTGACTGgagagatcacagaatcacagaattgcaggggttggaagggacctcgaaagatcatcaagtccaacccccctgccaaagcaggttccttacagcaggctgcccaggtaggtgtccagacgggccttgaatatctccagagaaggagactccacaacgtccctgggcagcctgttccagtgctccgtcaaAAGATGCCTGGGGGAACTCTGCAGGGAGCAGTGCAGGGAGGTAGGCCCAAATTTCAGTGCTGATTTTGAAATGGCTACGGCATTCAGTTCTTTAGGCACTGGATGTTCAGTTCAATGTACCTGTACTGActggagagaacaaaacagaCCAGAAACTCTCATTTATGCACAAAGGTTATAGTCAACAAAATCTCCTCCCAGACCCAGAATCAATAGATTAACTCTTCAAAACTGGACAGGAGGAGAACAGAGTTTGAATATGCAATCCAGTCATTAGTACATCCTTTTGAAAGGCAGGAGATGTGAGTTTGAAACCCCACTGGACATGGTGGTCCTCCCATTTCTTGGGCCAGTGCTCTTGCCATTTAGCACTAAAATAGGCATGTCCACATGCTTCTTCAGTTTCAtcttaaaactaaaataactCCATTTTATAGAGGGGCCTACCCTCTGATAGTAAGCAAGGTTTTGAGAATGCTAATAAAGCTAGTTACTCTTGCCTATTTCAGCAGCTAACCACTGGGAGGACAGAACCTCACTGCTTTGACTGAGCAATTCCAAGCCTGTGCAGAATTAGTGCTTCAACATGCCTGAGGAATCTTATGACACAAGAAGGTGATTTGAGGCATGATCTG comes from Anser cygnoides isolate HZ-2024a breed goose chromosome 1, Taihu_goose_T2T_genome, whole genome shotgun sequence and encodes:
- the PPARA gene encoding peroxisome proliferator-activated receptor alpha isoform X2, with the translated sequence MVDTENQLYPLTPLEEDDIGSPLSGEFLQEMENIQDISQSLGDDSSGALSLTEFQSLGNGPGSDGSVITDTLSPASSPSSINFATAPGSIDESPSGALNIECRICGDKASGYHYGVHACEGCKGFFRRTIRLKLIYDKCDRNCKIQKKNRNKCQYCRFQKCLSVGMSHNAIRFGRMPRSEKAKLKAEILTGESYIEDSEMADLKSLAKRIHDAYLKNFNMNKVKARVILAGKTNNNPPFVIHDMDTLCMAEKTLVAKLVANGIQNKEAEVRIFHCCQCTSVETVTELTEFAKSIPGFSNLDLNDQVTLLKYGVYEAIFAMLASVMNKDGMLVAYGNGFITREFLKSLRKPFCDIMEPKFDFAMKFNALELDDSDISLFVAAIICCGDRPGLVNVGHIEKMQESIVHVLKLHLQTNHPDDTFLFPKLLQKMADLRQLVTEHAQLVQIIKKTESDAHLHPLLQEIYRDMY